GAAATTCAAAAGGAGCCAAGATGAACGCCTCGACCATCCTCGCCGAACTGGGCATTGCCGACGTGGTGCAAGCGGGCGACATCGCCGTGCACTCGCCGATCACGGGCGAACTGATCGGCCGCGCGCCGAACCGCGCGGCGGCGGAAGTCGATGCGGCGCTTGCCGCCGCCAAAGAGGCGTTCGCGGTATGGCGCAATGTGCCGGCACCGCGGCGCGGCGAACTGGTGCGCCTGCTCGGGAACCGGCTACGTGAAAAGAAGCAGGCGCTGGGCAGCCTCGTGTCGCTCGAAACCGGAAAGATCCTGCAGGAAGGGCTCGGCGAGGTGCAGGAGATGATCGACATCTGCGACTTCGCGGTGGGTTTGTCGCGGCAACTGTATGGCCTGACGATCGCGTCCGAGCGGCCCGGTCACCGCATGGCCGAAACGTGGCATCCGCTGGGCACCTGCGTCGTGATTTCGGCGTTTAACTTTCCGGTGGCCGTGTGGTCGTGGAACGCGGCGCTCGCGCTCGTGTGCGGTAACGCAGTCGTGTGGAAGCCCTCGGAAAAGACGCCGCTTACCGCGATTGCGGTGAACCAGATTCTGAACGACGCTTTGCGCGAATTCGGCGATGCGCCGGCCGGCCTGACGGCGGTCGTGACGGGCGGTCGCGATGTCGGTGCGAAACTTGTGGCTGATCCGCGCGCATCGATCGTCAGCGCGACCGGCAGCACGGAAATGGGCCGTACAGTCGGCGCCGAAGTCGCGAAGCGCTTCGGCCGCTCATTGCTCGAGCTCGGCGGCAACAATGCCGGCATCGTCACGCCGAGTGCGGACCGCGAGCTCGCGCTGCGCGCAATCCTGTTTTCGGCGGTCGGCACGGCGGGGCAACGCTGCACGTCGCTGCGGCGGCTGTTCGTGCACGAAGGTGTCTATGAAAAGACCGTTGAGAGCCTGAAGCAGCTCTATGCGAAGGTGCCGATCGGCAATCCGCTCGAAAAGGGCACGCTGATGGGCCCACTGATCGACAAGGCTTCATTCGAGCGGATGCAAGCCGCGCTCGAACAGGCGCGTGCCGAAGGCGGCAAGGTCACGGGCGGCGAGCGCGTCGAAGTGAAAGGCCATGAAGGCGGTTACTACGTGCGTCCGGCGATCGTCGAAATGCCGTCGCAAACGGCCGTCGTGCTGAAGGAAACCTTTGCGCCGATTCTTTATGTGATGCGCTACAAGGAATTCGACGCGGCCGTCGACGCAAATAACGCGGCCGCGCATGGGCTTTCGTCGTGTGTGTTCACCACCGATCTGCGTGAAGCGGAACGCTTCCTGTCCGCGTCGGGCAGCGATTGCGGCATCGCGAACGTGAACATTGGGCCAAGCGGCGCGGAAATCGGCGGCGCGTTCGGCGGCGAAAAAGAAACAGGCGGCGGGCGCGAGTCCGGCTCCGACGCGTGGAAGGCGTATATGCGGCGCGCGACGAATACCGTCAACTATTCATCCGCACTGCCGCTCGCGCAAGGGATCGATTTCAATCTCGGTTGATGCGCGCGGCGCCGTCGCGATCATCTTTGTCATAGCTGTCACTGTTGGAGCACCACGGTGAGTGAGAAAGTCGTCATCGTCGGCGGGGGTGTGATCGGCAGTTCGGTCGCGTACTTTCTGCGTGTGTCCGATCCCGCCGTCGATGTGACCGTGATCGAGCGCGATCCGAGCTATGCGCGCTCGTCGTCGGCGTTGTCGGCCGCCTCGATCCGGCAGCAGTTCTCGACGCCGCTGTCGGTGCAGATGTCGCTATTTGGCATCGACTTTCTGCGCTCGATCGGCGAACGGCTTGCTGTCGACGGCACGCGGCCGTCGATCGATCTGCACGAAGGCGGGTACCTGTTTCTGGCGACGCCGGCCGGCGTCGCGACGCTACGCGACAATCACGCGCTGCAAACACGGCTTGGCGCGG
The genomic region above belongs to Paraburkholderia edwinii and contains:
- the amaB gene encoding L-piperidine-6-carboxylate dehydrogenase, with the protein product MNASTILAELGIADVVQAGDIAVHSPITGELIGRAPNRAAAEVDAALAAAKEAFAVWRNVPAPRRGELVRLLGNRLREKKQALGSLVSLETGKILQEGLGEVQEMIDICDFAVGLSRQLYGLTIASERPGHRMAETWHPLGTCVVISAFNFPVAVWSWNAALALVCGNAVVWKPSEKTPLTAIAVNQILNDALREFGDAPAGLTAVVTGGRDVGAKLVADPRASIVSATGSTEMGRTVGAEVAKRFGRSLLELGGNNAGIVTPSADRELALRAILFSAVGTAGQRCTSLRRLFVHEGVYEKTVESLKQLYAKVPIGNPLEKGTLMGPLIDKASFERMQAALEQARAEGGKVTGGERVEVKGHEGGYYVRPAIVEMPSQTAVVLKETFAPILYVMRYKEFDAAVDANNAAAHGLSSCVFTTDLREAERFLSASGSDCGIANVNIGPSGAEIGGAFGGEKETGGGRESGSDAWKAYMRRATNTVNYSSALPLAQGIDFNLG